Proteins from a genomic interval of Xanthomonas sp. AM6:
- a CDS encoding MFS transporter, whose translation MSQTASAPASYKGWAGIKRAFATPSAATMALLGFGSGLPFLLIASQTLSTRLRDVGLDLGSIGLISLASFFYLLKFLWAPLLDRYPFPLVAFLGRRRSWLLVSQLGVTVGLAALALMRPELSIGGLVLWVLIASFAGATQDSVVDAYRIEIAPASAQAALAATYTFGYRIGLILSGAGALYLAQFGDWTLAYLVMAGLMLLPIATTLLCREPEVPAATVVRKIDVVGAFWQPISSFFGSNGLALGLGLLLFVGLFKFPDQVIGVMSGPFYLDSGFSKADIATVSKLFGVWMGIAGAFAGGLAVAAFGFRRMLFVAALGVALSNLAFLLMAQHPGQIWSFYAALSADNLFQGFAGTVLVAFMSSLTDRNFTATQYALLVSLANLPGKFVGGASGYIVQATSYSTFFVLSALTVIPTLLLLAWLWPRIREQAAPAAAPAD comes from the coding sequence ATGAGCCAGACCGCGTCCGCGCCGGCCTCCTACAAGGGCTGGGCCGGGATCAAGCGCGCCTTCGCCACGCCGTCGGCGGCGACGATGGCGCTGCTGGGCTTCGGCAGCGGCCTGCCGTTCCTGCTGATCGCCTCGCAGACCCTGTCCACGCGCCTGCGCGACGTCGGCCTGGATCTGGGCAGCATCGGCCTGATCAGCCTGGCCAGCTTCTTCTACCTGCTCAAGTTCCTGTGGGCGCCGCTGCTGGACCGCTACCCGTTCCCGCTGGTCGCCTTCCTCGGCCGGCGCCGGTCGTGGCTGCTGGTGTCGCAGCTGGGGGTCACGGTCGGCCTGGCCGCGCTGGCGCTGATGCGCCCGGAGCTGAGCATCGGCGGCCTGGTGCTGTGGGTGCTGATCGCCTCCTTCGCCGGCGCCACCCAGGATTCGGTGGTCGATGCGTACCGGATCGAGATCGCCCCGGCCTCGGCGCAGGCCGCGCTCGCCGCGACCTACACCTTCGGCTACCGCATCGGCCTGATCCTGTCCGGCGCCGGCGCGCTGTACCTGGCCCAGTTCGGCGACTGGACCCTGGCCTACCTGGTCATGGCCGGGCTGATGCTGCTGCCGATCGCCACCACCCTGCTGTGCCGCGAACCGGAGGTGCCGGCGGCCACGGTGGTGCGCAAGATCGACGTGGTCGGCGCGTTCTGGCAACCGATCTCCAGCTTCTTCGGCAGCAACGGCCTGGCGCTGGGCCTGGGGCTGCTGCTGTTCGTCGGGCTGTTCAAGTTTCCCGACCAGGTGATCGGGGTGATGTCCGGGCCGTTCTACTTGGACTCGGGCTTCAGCAAGGCCGACATCGCCACCGTCTCCAAGCTGTTCGGGGTGTGGATGGGCATCGCCGGCGCCTTCGCCGGCGGCCTGGCGGTGGCGGCGTTCGGCTTCCGGCGCATGCTGTTCGTGGCCGCGCTGGGCGTGGCGCTGTCGAACCTGGCGTTCCTGCTGATGGCCCAGCATCCGGGGCAGATCTGGTCGTTCTACGCCGCGCTCAGCGCCGACAACCTGTTCCAGGGCTTCGCCGGCACCGTGCTGGTCGCGTTCATGTCCTCGCTGACCGACCGCAACTTCACCGCGACCCAGTACGCGCTGCTGGTGTCGCTGGCCAACCTGCCGGGCAAGTTCGTCGGCGGCGCCTCCGGCTACATCGTCCAGGCCACGTCCTACAGCACCTTCTTCGTGCTCAGCGCGTTAACGGTGATCCCGACCCTGCTGCTGCTGGCCTGGCTGTGGCCGCGGATCCGCGAGCAGGCCGCGCCCGCCGCGGCGCCGGCCGATTGA
- a CDS encoding anhydro-N-acetylmuramic acid kinase: MPDPTAIDDALFLGLMSGTSADGIDAALVRFGADGQAQLRLGRTYAWAPRQREALIALGEGGDIDSLDTLGRLDAEVAIAFAEAALRLLEEAGVAPAAVRAIGSHGQTVRHRPLADPAFTWQLGDGNRIAELTGIATVCDFRRRDVAAGGHGAPLMPAFHAAMLGAAHEDRAVLNLGGIGNLTLLPAHGGVRGFDTGPANALLDAWCQRHLGQPYDAGGAFAASGQVDEGLLQRLLGDPWFALAPPKSTGREQFHLRWVDAQLEPAAHPAAAVQATLLELTAATVADALLAQQPATRQLLVCGGGVHNPLLLARLQARLPGVQVLSTQALGLDPDYVEAMGFAWLARQTLAGLPGNLPSVSGARGPRILGAIHLA; the protein is encoded by the coding sequence ATGCCCGATCCGACCGCAATCGACGACGCGCTGTTCCTGGGCCTGATGTCCGGGACCAGCGCCGACGGCATCGACGCCGCGCTGGTGCGCTTCGGCGCCGACGGCCAGGCGCAGCTGCGCCTGGGCCGCACCTATGCCTGGGCGCCGCGCCAGCGCGAGGCGCTGATCGCGCTGGGCGAAGGCGGCGACATCGATTCGCTGGACACGCTCGGCCGGCTCGATGCCGAAGTGGCGATCGCCTTCGCCGAGGCCGCGCTGCGCCTGCTCGAGGAGGCCGGGGTCGCGCCGGCCGCGGTCCGCGCGATCGGCTCGCACGGGCAGACCGTGCGCCACCGGCCATTGGCCGATCCCGCCTTCACCTGGCAGCTGGGCGACGGCAACCGTATCGCCGAGCTGACCGGCATCGCCACGGTGTGCGATTTCCGCCGCCGCGACGTCGCCGCCGGCGGCCATGGCGCGCCGCTGATGCCGGCCTTCCACGCGGCGATGCTCGGCGCGGCGCACGAGGACCGGGCGGTGCTGAACCTGGGCGGCATCGGCAACCTGACCCTGCTGCCGGCGCACGGCGGTGTCCGCGGCTTCGACACCGGCCCGGCCAACGCCTTGCTCGACGCGTGGTGCCAGCGCCACCTGGGCCAGCCCTACGACGCCGGTGGCGCCTTCGCCGCCAGCGGCCAGGTCGACGAGGGCCTGTTGCAGCGCCTGCTGGGTGATCCGTGGTTCGCGCTGGCCCCGCCCAAGAGCACCGGGCGCGAGCAGTTCCACCTGCGCTGGGTGGATGCGCAGCTGGAGCCGGCCGCGCATCCGGCCGCGGCGGTGCAGGCGACGCTGCTGGAACTGACCGCGGCCACCGTCGCCGATGCGCTGCTGGCGCAGCAGCCGGCGACCCGGCAGCTGCTGGTCTGCGGCGGCGGCGTGCACAACCCGCTGCTGCTGGCGCGGCTGCAGGCGCGGCTGCCGGGCGTGCAGGTGCTGTCGACCCAGGCGCTGGGCCTGGATCCGGACTACGTGGAAGCGATGGGTTTCGCCTGGCTGGCGCGGCAGACCCTGGCCGGCTTGCCCGGCAACCTGCCCTCGGTCAGCGGCGCGCGCGGGCCGCGCATCCTCGGCGCCATCCACCTGGCCTGA
- a CDS encoding M23 family metallopeptidase, whose product MQNSETEQERARKQRFQQRLHVLHDTALHRQLTQHLPAGRWTRRHWIHASLFATIGALVATIVPGFSNAIDVPLQTTHATLQLPLPPISLAQQQGVAGDSWQVVRIQPGQTLGAVFEQLDIPATVMHQVLDHPGTREALTRLRPGAEIGFDLPVAGSLRGIRFDRDATHRVELSLLGDDIREKVTERETSTRTAVISGEITSSLYVAARKAGLSPSAIATMTDEIFKYDIDFDKDLQPGDRFSVVMDETWREGERIDTSKILAATFTTRGKTYSGFRFEQNGKPAEYFDVTGRPLKKSFIRMPVSYSRISSTFGARKHPVLGTMRMHKGIDYAAPSGTPIMAAGDAKVQFVGTQRGYGNVVILDHGKGYSTLYGHMSRFGGIRAGQRINQGTVIGFVGMTGMATGPHLHYEFRVDGVQRNPASVTMPPPTPLAGAELAAFRAQTSPALARIQRVEKLIYADAAPATSDPSSKKKKTVASAKTAQSSDAG is encoded by the coding sequence ATGCAGAACAGCGAAACCGAACAGGAACGCGCGCGCAAGCAGCGCTTCCAGCAACGTCTCCATGTCCTTCACGACACCGCACTGCATCGGCAGCTGACCCAGCACCTCCCCGCCGGGCGCTGGACGCGCCGCCACTGGATCCACGCCAGCCTGTTCGCCACTATCGGCGCACTGGTGGCCACGATCGTGCCTGGCTTCTCCAATGCCATCGACGTGCCGCTGCAGACCACGCATGCGACGCTGCAACTGCCGTTGCCGCCGATCTCCCTGGCGCAGCAGCAGGGCGTGGCCGGCGACAGCTGGCAGGTGGTGCGGATCCAGCCCGGGCAGACCCTGGGCGCGGTGTTCGAACAGCTCGACATCCCGGCCACGGTGATGCACCAGGTGCTGGACCACCCGGGCACCCGCGAAGCGCTGACCCGGCTGCGCCCCGGTGCCGAGATCGGCTTCGACCTGCCGGTGGCCGGCAGCCTGCGCGGCATCCGCTTCGACCGCGACGCCACCCACCGCGTGGAACTGTCGCTGCTCGGCGACGACATCCGCGAGAAGGTGACCGAACGCGAGACCAGCACTCGCACCGCGGTCATCAGCGGCGAAATCACCAGTTCGCTGTACGTGGCCGCGCGCAAGGCCGGGCTGTCGCCGTCGGCGATCGCGACGATGACCGACGAGATCTTCAAGTACGACATCGACTTCGACAAGGACCTGCAGCCGGGCGATCGCTTCAGCGTGGTGATGGACGAGACCTGGCGCGAAGGCGAGCGGATCGACACCAGCAAGATCCTCGCGGCGACCTTCACCACCCGCGGCAAGACCTACAGCGGCTTCCGCTTCGAGCAGAACGGCAAGCCGGCCGAGTACTTCGACGTCACCGGGCGGCCGCTGAAGAAGAGCTTCATCCGCATGCCGGTGTCCTACAGCCGCATCAGCTCGACCTTCGGCGCGCGCAAGCATCCGGTGCTGGGCACCATGCGCATGCACAAGGGCATCGACTACGCGGCGCCGTCCGGCACCCCGATCATGGCCGCCGGCGACGCGAAGGTGCAGTTCGTCGGCACCCAGCGCGGCTACGGCAACGTGGTGATCCTGGACCACGGCAAGGGCTACAGCACGCTGTACGGGCACATGTCGCGCTTCGGCGGCATTCGCGCCGGCCAGCGCATCAACCAGGGCACGGTGATCGGTTTCGTCGGCATGACCGGCATGGCCACCGGCCCGCACCTGCACTACGAATTCCGCGTGGACGGCGTGCAGCGCAACCCGGCGTCGGTGACGATGCCGCCGCCGACGCCGCTGGCCGGCGCGGAGCTGGCCGCGTTCCGCGCGCAGACCTCGCCGGCGCTGGCGCGCATCCAGCGCGTGGAGAAGCTGATCTACGCCGATGCCGCGCCGGCGACGAGCGACCCATCGAGCAAGAAGAAGAAGACCGTCGCCTCGGCCAAGACGGCGCAGTCCAGCGACGCCGGCTGA
- the tyrS gene encoding tyrosine--tRNA ligase, producing the protein MSTIEESLALIGRGADEILKREELEARLRSGRPLRVKAGFDPTAPDLHIGHTVLLNKMRQFQQLGHQVIFLIGDFTGMIGDPTGKNVTRKPLTREDVLANARTYEEQVFKVLDRERTEVRFNSEWFGQMSAADMIRLAGQHTVARMLERDDFAKRYAAQQSIAIHEFLYPLVQGYDSVALKADVELGGTDQKFNLLMGRGLQEHYGQPAQIVLTMPLLEGLDGVNKMSKSLGNYIGINEPAIDIVTKTMKIGDELMWRWIELLSFEIGLNEAQALKQQVQAGSLHPREVKLRLARELTTRFHDAAAAEQAIAGWHAVVTGQGDTSALPLQHVAVPAEGLRIAALLTAAGLTASNSEANRKLKERAVRVAGEVVEDPQQSFAPGFEGVLQVGKRTFARVCLVAA; encoded by the coding sequence TTGTCCACGATTGAAGAGTCTCTTGCCCTGATCGGCCGCGGTGCCGACGAAATCCTCAAGCGCGAAGAGCTGGAAGCGCGCCTGCGCAGCGGCCGCCCGCTGCGCGTGAAGGCCGGTTTCGACCCCACCGCGCCGGACCTGCACATCGGCCATACCGTGTTGCTGAACAAGATGCGCCAGTTCCAGCAGCTGGGCCACCAGGTGATCTTCCTGATCGGCGACTTCACCGGGATGATCGGCGACCCCACCGGCAAGAACGTCACCCGCAAGCCGTTGACCCGCGAGGACGTGCTCGCCAATGCGCGCACCTACGAGGAGCAGGTGTTCAAGGTGCTGGACCGCGAGCGCACCGAAGTGCGCTTCAATTCCGAGTGGTTCGGGCAGATGAGCGCCGCTGACATGATCCGTCTGGCCGGCCAACACACGGTGGCGCGCATGCTCGAGCGCGACGATTTCGCCAAGCGCTACGCCGCGCAGCAATCCATCGCCATCCACGAATTCCTGTATCCGCTGGTGCAGGGCTACGACTCGGTGGCGCTGAAGGCCGACGTCGAACTCGGCGGCACCGACCAGAAGTTCAACCTGCTGATGGGCCGCGGCCTGCAGGAGCACTACGGGCAGCCGGCGCAGATCGTGCTGACCATGCCGCTGCTGGAGGGCCTGGACGGGGTCAACAAGATGTCCAAGTCGCTGGGCAACTACATCGGCATCAATGAACCGGCCATCGACATCGTCACCAAGACCATGAAGATCGGTGACGAGCTGATGTGGCGCTGGATCGAGCTGCTGTCCTTCGAGATCGGCCTGAACGAGGCGCAGGCGCTGAAGCAGCAGGTACAGGCCGGCAGCCTGCACCCGCGCGAAGTGAAGCTGCGCCTGGCGCGCGAGCTGACCACGCGCTTCCACGACGCGGCGGCGGCCGAACAGGCCATCGCCGGCTGGCACGCGGTGGTGACCGGGCAGGGCGATACCAGCGCGCTGCCGCTGCAGCACGTGGCGGTGCCGGCGGAAGGCCTGCGCATCGCCGCGCTGCTGACCGCAGCGGGGTTGACCGCCAGCAACTCCGAGGCCAACCGCAAGCTCAAGGAACGCGCGGTGCGCGTGGCCGGCGAAGTGGTCGAGGACCCGCAGCAGAGTTTCGCGCCCGGCTTCGAGGGCGTGCTGCAGGTCGGCAAGCGCACCTTCGCGCGCGTCTGCCTGGTGGCGGCCTGA
- a CDS encoding PepSY domain-containing protein, translating to MTQAQVQALLSAQGYTKLDKLHFEDGLWKTEGTSGDGKRGEVRVGPRGGRVYAEGVPSKLSEAEVRAALTASGYSQVHDLKYEDGLWEAQAHTSTGQRVEVYADPTDGSVVSAQSD from the coding sequence CTGACCCAGGCGCAGGTACAGGCGCTGCTGAGCGCGCAGGGCTACACCAAGCTGGACAAGCTGCACTTCGAGGACGGCTTGTGGAAGACGGAGGGCACGAGCGGCGACGGCAAGCGCGGCGAGGTGCGGGTGGGCCCGCGCGGCGGCCGTGTCTATGCGGAAGGGGTGCCGTCGAAGCTGAGCGAAGCGGAGGTGCGCGCGGCGCTGACGGCGTCAGGTTACTCGCAGGTGCACGACCTCAAGTACGAGGATGGGCTGTGGGAAGCGCAGGCGCACACGTCGACGGGTCAGCGGGTGGAGGTGTACGCGGATCCGACGGACGGCAGCGTGGTGAGCGCGCAGTCGGACTGA
- a CDS encoding NAD(P)-dependent alcohol dehydrogenase: protein MSQANGYAALASDQPLIPYAFQRRANGPHDVSIEILYCGVCHSDLHTVRNEWQNTQYPSVPGHEIVGRVTAVGDQVQAFKVGDLAGVGCMVDSCRHCASCADGEEQYCENGFVGTYNGPMFGGENTYGGYSDHIVVDQKYVLQIRHPEKDLAAVAPLLCAGITTYSPLSHWKAGPGKKVGIVGLGGLGHMAVKIAHAMGAHVVLFTTSANKKDDALRLGADEVVVSKLPEEMAAHSNSFDFILNTVAASHDLDAFLTLLKRDGTMTLVGAPAEPHPSPTVFNLILKRRQLAGSLIGGIRETQEMLDFCAKHGIVSDIETIEMAQINQAYERMLKGDVKYRFVIDMASLEKAKQAA, encoded by the coding sequence ATGAGCCAAGCCAATGGATACGCCGCCCTGGCGTCCGATCAGCCGCTGATCCCCTATGCGTTCCAGCGCCGCGCGAATGGACCGCACGATGTCAGCATCGAGATCCTCTACTGCGGCGTCTGCCATTCCGATCTGCATACGGTGCGCAATGAATGGCAGAACACGCAGTATCCCTCCGTGCCTGGCCATGAAATCGTCGGGCGTGTGACGGCGGTCGGCGACCAGGTCCAGGCCTTCAAGGTCGGCGACCTGGCCGGCGTCGGTTGCATGGTCGACAGCTGCCGGCATTGCGCGTCCTGCGCCGATGGCGAAGAGCAGTATTGCGAGAACGGCTTCGTCGGCACCTACAACGGCCCGATGTTCGGCGGCGAGAACACCTATGGCGGCTACTCCGACCATATCGTGGTCGACCAGAAGTACGTGCTGCAGATCCGCCATCCGGAAAAGGACCTGGCCGCGGTGGCGCCGCTGCTGTGTGCCGGCATCACCACGTATTCGCCGCTGAGCCACTGGAAGGCGGGGCCGGGCAAGAAGGTCGGCATCGTCGGGTTGGGTGGCCTTGGCCACATGGCCGTGAAGATCGCGCACGCGATGGGCGCGCATGTGGTGCTGTTCACGACCTCGGCGAACAAGAAGGACGACGCGCTGCGCCTGGGCGCCGACGAAGTGGTGGTGTCCAAGCTGCCGGAGGAGATGGCGGCGCACAGCAACAGCTTCGACTTCATCCTCAACACCGTCGCCGCCTCGCACGACCTGGATGCGTTCCTGACCCTGCTCAAGCGCGACGGCACCATGACCCTGGTCGGCGCACCGGCCGAGCCGCATCCGTCGCCGACGGTGTTCAACCTGATCCTGAAGCGCCGGCAGCTGGCGGGGTCGCTGATCGGCGGCATCCGCGAGACCCAGGAGATGCTCGATTTCTGCGCCAAACACGGCATCGTGTCGGACATCGAGACGATCGAGATGGCGCAGATCAACCAGGCCTACGAGCGCATGCTCAAGGGCGACGTGAAGTACCGTTTCGTCATCGACATGGCCAGCCTGGAGAAAGCCAAGCAGGCGGCCTGA
- a CDS encoding M28 family metallopeptidase, with translation MSRKLVLCLAAAAALTACKRETPAPAADAAPPPPAPVAAAAHAFAPEITPADFGELVKTLSSDAFEGRGPGTAGEDKTVAYIRDQMQRIGLQPGNGDSWFQDVAMTETTADPNTTLKLEQNGKPRELKFGTDMVIGTRTGQTEVKIDASDMVFVGYGVDAPEQKWNDYADQDWKGKTVVMFVNDPGFHTEDGSLFEGKRMTYYGRWTYKFEEAARKGAVAALIVHDTPGASYGWDVVKNSWSGAQYDLPAKDDPEPRIPAQGWITAETAKQLFADAGLDLAQAYKDASKRGFKPVPLKAKLSVDLKSTISEKKSRNVVGVLPGGSRADEAVLYMAHWDHLGKHEGEAGDNIYNGAVDNATGVAGILEVADAFAHQQPKPERSVVFLAVTLEESGLLGSKYYVAHPTFPLNKIAGVINLDAMPVAGRAKDLVVNGFGSSELEDLLKPIAAAQGRVLHAESAPQGGFYFRSDHFNFAKAGVPALYIDGGEDLIDGGIDAGKRAAEDYGKHRYHTPADQYDPASWKLDGVMDDLQAVYGVGKELAAGDAWPNWYADNPFKAARDKMMGDAKPASAAPGK, from the coding sequence ATGTCCCGCAAGCTTGTGCTGTGCCTGGCCGCGGCCGCCGCGCTGACCGCGTGCAAGCGCGAAACGCCGGCCCCGGCCGCCGATGCCGCGCCGCCGCCGCCCGCGCCGGTGGCCGCCGCGGCCCATGCCTTCGCTCCGGAGATCACCCCGGCCGACTTCGGCGAGCTGGTCAAGACGCTGTCCTCCGATGCGTTCGAAGGCCGCGGCCCCGGCACTGCCGGCGAGGACAAGACCGTCGCCTACATCCGCGACCAGATGCAGCGCATCGGCCTGCAGCCGGGCAACGGCGACAGCTGGTTCCAGGACGTGGCGATGACCGAGACCACCGCCGATCCGAACACCACGCTGAAGCTGGAACAGAACGGCAAGCCGCGCGAACTGAAGTTCGGCACCGACATGGTGATCGGCACCCGCACCGGCCAGACCGAGGTCAAGATCGACGCCAGCGACATGGTGTTCGTTGGCTACGGCGTGGACGCGCCGGAGCAGAAGTGGAACGACTACGCGGACCAGGACTGGAAGGGCAAGACGGTGGTGATGTTCGTCAACGACCCCGGCTTCCACACCGAGGACGGGTCGCTGTTCGAAGGCAAGCGCATGACCTATTACGGGCGCTGGACCTACAAGTTCGAGGAAGCCGCGCGCAAGGGCGCGGTCGCCGCGCTGATCGTGCACGACACGCCCGGCGCCAGCTACGGCTGGGACGTGGTGAAGAACTCCTGGTCCGGCGCGCAGTACGACCTGCCGGCCAAGGACGATCCGGAGCCGCGCATCCCGGCCCAGGGCTGGATCACCGCCGAAACCGCCAAGCAGCTGTTCGCCGACGCCGGGCTGGACCTGGCGCAGGCCTACAAGGACGCGAGCAAGCGCGGCTTCAAGCCGGTGCCGCTGAAGGCCAAATTGTCGGTGGACCTGAAGAGCACGATCTCCGAGAAGAAATCGCGCAACGTGGTCGGCGTGCTGCCCGGCGGCAGCCGCGCCGACGAGGCGGTGCTGTACATGGCGCACTGGGATCACCTCGGCAAGCACGAGGGCGAAGCCGGCGACAACATCTACAACGGCGCGGTCGACAACGCGACCGGCGTCGCCGGCATCCTCGAGGTCGCCGACGCGTTCGCGCACCAGCAGCCCAAGCCGGAGCGCTCGGTGGTGTTCCTGGCGGTGACGCTGGAGGAGTCGGGCCTGCTCGGCTCCAAGTACTACGTCGCCCACCCGACCTTCCCGCTGAACAAGATCGCCGGCGTCATCAACCTCGACGCCATGCCGGTCGCCGGCCGCGCCAAGGACCTGGTGGTCAACGGCTTCGGCAGCTCCGAACTGGAGGACCTGCTCAAGCCGATCGCCGCCGCGCAAGGCCGCGTACTGCATGCCGAATCCGCGCCGCAGGGCGGTTTCTACTTCCGCTCCGATCACTTCAACTTCGCCAAGGCCGGCGTGCCGGCGCTGTACATCGACGGCGGCGAAGACCTGATCGACGGCGGCATCGATGCCGGCAAGCGCGCCGCCGAGGACTACGGCAAGCACCGCTACCACACGCCGGCCGACCAGTACGATCCCGCCAGCTGGAAACTCGACGGCGTGATGGACGACCTGCAGGCCGTCTACGGCGTCGGCAAGGAACTCGCTGCGGGCGACGCATGGCCGAACTGGTATGCCGACAACCCGTTCAAGGCGGCTCGCGACAAGATGATGGGCGACGCCAAGCCGGCATCGGCGGCGCCGGGCAAATGA
- a CDS encoding peptidoglycan DD-metalloendopeptidase family protein has translation MDPPLPATVSAPLRPDSPSAAGRRPPGLRRAVLCRLAAAALLLFAAPALAQNPREAERRLEKVRNELKSVAEERRELEGKRGDAARQLREADEKVATTGRSLAQTQQALRQHQQTLAELERKRDSLRAGLVRQRAELAQLLRAAYAIGGNAPLKLLLAQDRVADANRLLAYHRYLQRERAQRIATLTHELQALEQVQRDLAAQRQQLSAAQRQQQEQAAALQRDRKQRASLVSELDQRYQDRSEREKALGQDAKALETLLANLRAAAARAEAERRAAAKRAAAEQAAQAKAAAKHPSRGGSKVPPKVVASAPALKVGGLGWPLSGDLIARYGGKLPDGRTSNGVLIAAPAGSTITAVADGTVVFSDWMTGYGMILIVDHGNGYMSLYAHNDALLRDPGAQVKRGDAVAKVGNSGGQGRPALYFELRRNGQPVDPSSWLQRR, from the coding sequence TTGGACCCGCCCTTGCCCGCGACCGTTTCCGCTCCGTTGCGTCCCGACTCGCCCAGCGCGGCGGGGCGGCGCCCGCCCGGGCTTCGGCGCGCCGTGTTGTGCCGGTTGGCGGCGGCCGCGCTGCTGCTGTTCGCGGCGCCGGCGCTGGCGCAGAACCCGCGCGAGGCCGAGCGCCGGTTGGAGAAGGTGCGCAACGAACTGAAGAGCGTGGCCGAGGAGCGGCGCGAGCTGGAGGGCAAGCGCGGCGACGCCGCGCGCCAGCTGCGCGAGGCCGACGAAAAGGTGGCCACGACCGGGCGCAGCCTGGCGCAGACCCAGCAGGCGCTGCGCCAGCACCAGCAGACCCTGGCCGAACTGGAGCGCAAGCGCGACTCGCTGCGCGCCGGCCTGGTGCGGCAGCGTGCCGAACTGGCGCAGCTGCTGCGCGCGGCCTACGCGATCGGCGGCAATGCGCCGTTGAAGCTGCTGCTGGCCCAGGATCGGGTGGCCGATGCCAACCGGCTGCTGGCCTATCACCGCTATCTGCAGCGCGAGCGCGCGCAGCGCATCGCCACGCTGACCCACGAGCTGCAGGCGCTGGAACAGGTGCAGCGCGACCTGGCGGCGCAGCGGCAACAGCTGAGCGCCGCGCAGCGCCAGCAGCAGGAACAGGCGGCGGCGCTGCAACGCGACCGCAAGCAGCGCGCCAGCCTGGTCTCGGAGCTGGACCAGCGCTACCAGGACCGCAGCGAGCGCGAGAAGGCGCTGGGCCAGGACGCCAAGGCGCTGGAAACGCTGCTGGCCAATCTGCGCGCGGCGGCCGCGCGGGCCGAGGCCGAGCGCCGCGCGGCGGCCAAGCGCGCGGCCGCCGAGCAGGCCGCGCAGGCCAAGGCCGCGGCGAAGCACCCCTCGCGCGGCGGCAGCAAGGTGCCGCCCAAGGTGGTGGCTTCGGCGCCGGCGCTGAAGGTCGGCGGCCTGGGCTGGCCGCTGTCCGGCGACCTGATCGCGCGCTACGGCGGCAAGCTGCCCGACGGGCGCACCAGCAACGGCGTGCTGATCGCCGCGCCGGCCGGCAGCACCATCACCGCGGTGGCCGACGGCACGGTGGTGTTCTCCGACTGGATGACCGGTTACGGGATGATCCTGATCGTGGACCACGGCAACGGCTACATGAGCCTGTACGCCCACAACGACGCGCTGCTGCGCGACCCCGGCGCGCAGGTCAAGCGCGGCGACGCGGTGGCCAAGGTCGGCAATTCCGGCGGCCAGGGGCGCCCGGCGCTGTATTTCGAATTGCGCCGCAACGGCCAGCCGGTGGATCCCTCGTCGTGGTTGCAGCGCCGTTGA